Proteins encoded within one genomic window of Polaribacter sp. NJDZ03:
- a CDS encoding DUF4271 domain-containing protein, with product MQAIERVVIDNSWITILLVCLFACVFLLRGLSAVRLKGSVSSLFNESFIDSEIEENSSFFNPFKNIVFIFSIVVLSLLAYKIYLYYNSTAEEGFFTFLKVLGVVFSYLTFKRLLEFLFSVVFKIDKKLDFFLVSKSVYLYSVSFFLLIAIVLVEYSKLNTLFLVYFSVLLFSIRFIFHAVINKKLVFSELFYFILYLCAFEIAPLFILFRLLF from the coding sequence GTGCAAGCAATAGAAAGAGTAGTAATAGATAACAGTTGGATTACCATATTATTGGTATGCTTGTTTGCCTGTGTTTTCCTTTTAAGAGGGTTGAGTGCTGTTAGGTTAAAAGGAAGTGTGTCTTCTTTGTTTAATGAAAGTTTTATAGATTCTGAAATAGAGGAGAATAGTTCTTTTTTTAATCCCTTTAAAAACATTGTTTTTATTTTTTCTATTGTAGTTCTTTCTTTACTAGCATATAAAATCTATTTGTATTATAATTCTACTGCTGAAGAAGGTTTTTTTACTTTTTTAAAGGTTTTAGGTGTTGTTTTTTCTTATTTAACTTTTAAAAGGTTGTTAGAATTTTTGTTTTCTGTCGTTTTTAAGATCGATAAAAAGTTAGATTTCTTTTTAGTTTCTAAATCTGTTTATTTATATTCTGTTTCCTTTTTTCTACTTATAGCTATTGTTTTGGTAGAGTACTCAAAATTAAATACACTTTTCTTAGTCTATTTTTCGGTCTTATTATTTTCCATTCGCTTTATATTTCACGCAGTAATTAATAAAAAGCTGGTTTTTAGCGAGTTGTTTTATTTTATTTTGTACCTTTGCGCCTTCGAAATAGCGCCGCTATTTATACTGTTTAGATTGCTGTTTTAA
- a CDS encoding DUF4296 domain-containing protein — MKNLSYFLVSIFLVSCTSNTIFKEPKDLIPRDTMTLLLGDMMIASSAKFVPNKNQQNKVNYMAFIYDKYKIDSLRFQNSNLYYTSKIDLYQEMITDVKKNLEEKKDFYKKISSRKDSIRRDSIKKVGEKLKELDSIKETEPILEVAKADFEIKN, encoded by the coding sequence ATGAAAAACTTAAGTTATTTTCTTGTTTCTATTTTCTTGGTTTCTTGCACAAGTAACACCATTTTTAAAGAACCAAAAGACCTCATTCCTAGAGACACAATGACCTTATTACTTGGTGATATGATGATTGCTTCTTCTGCTAAATTTGTACCAAACAAAAACCAGCAAAATAAGGTTAATTACATGGCTTTTATATATGATAAATATAAAATAGATAGCCTGCGTTTTCAAAATAGCAACTTATATTATACGTCTAAAATAGATTTATATCAGGAAATGATTACCGATGTTAAAAAAAACTTAGAAGAAAAAAAAGATTTTTATAAAAAGATAAGTTCACGTAAAGACTCCATTAGAAGGGATTCTATTAAAAAAGTGGGGGAAAAATTGAAAGAATTAGATTCTATTAAAGAAACTGAACCGATTTTAGAAGTCGCTAAGGCAGATTTTGAGATAAAGAATTAA
- a CDS encoding polyprenol monophosphomannose synthase: MSDALVIIPTYNEKENIEAIIRATFNQKEKFHILVVDDNSPDGTSDIVENLILEFPNQLFLERRIGKSGLGTAYIHGFKWAIAKKYDYIIEMDADFSHNPKDLIRLYKACKKKGADVSIGSRYSQGVNVVNWPMKRVLLSYFASKYVRFITRIPVCDTTAGFVCWKRNVLETIVLDKIKFIGYAFQIEMKFKAWKHGFNIKEVSVVFTDRTLGTSKMSGNIISEALFGVIKMRVKGLPKKVYE, translated from the coding sequence ATGTCAGATGCGTTAGTCATAATACCTACTTATAACGAAAAAGAAAATATAGAAGCTATTATTAGAGCCACTTTTAATCAAAAGGAAAAATTCCATATTTTAGTTGTAGATGACAATTCTCCTGATGGAACCTCAGATATTGTAGAAAACTTAATTTTAGAATTTCCAAATCAGCTATTTTTAGAAAGAAGAATCGGTAAAAGTGGTTTAGGCACTGCTTATATACATGGTTTTAAATGGGCCATTGCTAAAAAATATGATTATATTATAGAAATGGATGCCGACTTTTCTCACAATCCTAAAGATTTAATTCGCTTGTATAAAGCTTGTAAAAAAAAGGGAGCAGATGTTTCTATAGGTTCTAGATATTCACAAGGTGTAAATGTTGTGAATTGGCCTATGAAACGAGTTTTACTTTCTTATTTTGCTTCTAAATACGTCCGTTTTATTACTAGAATTCCGGTTTGTGATACTACAGCAGGTTTTGTATGTTGGAAAAGAAATGTACTTGAAACTATAGTATTAGACAAAATAAAATTTATTGGTTATGCTTTTCAGATAGAAATGAAGTTTAAAGCATGGAAACATGGTTTTAATATAAAAGAAGTCTCTGTAGTTTTTACAGATAGAACATTAGGAACTTCTAAAATGAGTGGAAACATTATTTCTGAAGCTTTGTTTGGCGTAATAAAAATGAGAGTAAAAGGATTACCAAAAAAGGTTTATGAATAA
- a CDS encoding sugar O-acetyltransferase: MKTEKQKMLSGQLYDASDIQLTKERLEARLLLKELNDLSEDKAESKNVILHKLLPNQGKNLFVQTPFYCDYGYNIITGNDVYFNFNCVVLDVIPVTIGSRTLIGPNVQLYTATHPINHKERASGLELAKPITIGEDVWIGGSTVVCPGVVIGDRSVIGAGSVVTKNIPADVFAAGNPCKVIRKLEA, encoded by the coding sequence ATGAAAACTGAAAAACAAAAAATGCTCTCTGGTCAATTGTATGATGCTTCAGATATACAACTTACCAAAGAACGATTAGAAGCAAGATTGTTATTAAAAGAGCTAAATGATTTATCAGAAGATAAAGCGGAATCAAAAAATGTTATTTTACATAAATTACTGCCAAATCAAGGGAAGAATCTATTTGTACAAACGCCCTTTTATTGCGATTATGGTTACAATATAATTACAGGAAACGATGTGTATTTTAACTTTAATTGTGTTGTTTTAGACGTAATTCCCGTTACAATTGGTTCTAGAACATTAATTGGTCCAAATGTGCAATTATATACAGCAACACATCCTATAAATCATAAAGAAAGAGCTTCTGGACTCGAATTAGCAAAACCAATAACTATTGGAGAAGATGTTTGGATCGGAGGAAGTACGGTAGTTTGTCCGGGTGTGGTTATTGGAGACAGAAGCGTAATAGGAGCAGGAAGTGTGGTAACAAAAAATATACCTGCAGATGTCTTTGCGGCAGGAAACCCTTGTAAAGTAATTCGGAAATTAGAAGCTTAG
- a CDS encoding dihydroorotase — translation MVKSTLIKNARIVNENKTFLGDVLIENGIIKEVSSDIKATENVEIIDAEGKYLIPGFIDDQVHFREPGLTHKANIATESRAAVAGGITTFIEMPNTVPQATTQDLLEDKFIIAANDSYANYSFMFGGTNDNLEELLKTDPKKVAGIKLFLGSSTGNMLVDNEEILKKIFSSTKMIISVHCEDEATIRKNTQEFIDKYGDDIPLKYHPIIRSEEACYLSSSKAIELAKKTGARLHIFHVSTAKETELFRNDIPLEEKQITAEVCVHHLWFSDKDYEEKGTHIKWNPAVKTEKDRLGLWEALLDDRIDVLATDHAPHTLEEKTNVYTKAPSGGPLVQHAVIALLEKVKEGVIPIEKLVEKMSHNPAKLFQIEKRGFIKEGYFADIVLIDTNKPQTVSKDNILYKCGWSPFEGTTFSSTITHTFVNGNLIYNEGVFNDNIKGKRLTFNR, via the coding sequence ATGGTGAAATCAACTTTAATAAAAAACGCAAGAATTGTAAATGAAAATAAAACTTTTTTAGGCGATGTTCTCATTGAAAACGGAATTATAAAAGAAGTTTCATCAGACATAAAAGCAACTGAAAATGTTGAAATTATTGATGCAGAAGGAAAATATTTAATTCCTGGTTTTATAGATGACCAAGTACATTTTAGAGAACCTGGTTTAACACATAAAGCAAATATTGCTACAGAAAGTAGAGCTGCCGTTGCTGGCGGAATTACTACTTTTATAGAAATGCCAAACACCGTACCACAAGCTACAACGCAAGATTTATTAGAAGATAAATTTATAATTGCAGCAAACGATTCTTACGCTAATTATTCTTTTATGTTTGGTGGAACAAACGATAATTTAGAAGAATTATTAAAAACAGATCCTAAAAAAGTAGCCGGAATTAAATTATTCTTAGGTTCTTCTACAGGAAATATGTTGGTTGATAATGAAGAGATTCTAAAGAAAATTTTCTCATCAACAAAAATGATTATTTCTGTACATTGTGAAGATGAAGCAACTATTAGAAAAAACACACAAGAATTTATTGACAAATATGGCGATGATATTCCTCTAAAATACCATCCAATTATTAGAAGTGAAGAAGCTTGTTATTTATCCTCTTCTAAAGCTATTGAGTTGGCAAAGAAAACAGGGGCAAGATTGCACATTTTTCATGTTTCAACCGCTAAAGAAACCGAACTTTTTAGAAATGATATTCCTTTAGAGGAAAAACAAATTACTGCAGAAGTTTGTGTGCATCACTTATGGTTTTCAGATAAAGATTACGAAGAAAAAGGGACTCATATTAAATGGAATCCAGCAGTAAAAACAGAAAAAGATAGACTTGGTTTATGGGAAGCCTTGTTAGATGATAGAATTGATGTTTTAGCTACAGACCACGCTCCGCATACTTTAGAAGAAAAAACAAATGTATACACAAAAGCACCAAGTGGCGGACCTTTAGTACAACATGCCGTTATTGCGCTTTTAGAAAAAGTAAAAGAAGGAGTGATTCCTATTGAAAAACTAGTTGAAAAAATGAGCCATAATCCGGCAAAATTATTTCAAATTGAAAAACGAGGCTTTATAAAAGAAGGGTATTTTGCAGATATCGTTTTAATTGATACCAACAAACCTCAAACTGTATCTAAAGACAATATTTTATACAAATGTGGTTGGTCTCCTTTTGAAGGCACTACATTTTCATCAACCATAACACATACCTTTGTAAATGGAAATTTAATCTATAATGAAGGTGTTTTTAATGATAATATTAAAGGAAAACGCCTAACTTTTAATCGTTAA
- a CDS encoding lysylphosphatidylglycerol synthase transmembrane domain-containing protein encodes MNIKKILKTVLPLVLGGFLVWYSLSKISLEVLIGYFKEAHYSWIFLGLFFGVLSHLSRAYRWKFMLEPLGFKPKFTNSVLAVLVGYLVNLALPRAGEVSRALVLTNYEEVPFEKGFGTIVAERIADLIMMLSIVLITLFVQFDFIYGLLTKNFDPTKIIVGLAILIIGFFIFTSFVKKAKSGFLLKIKTFVSGLLEGVTSIFKMKNKWAFIFHTVFIWVMYVAMFWATIPAIEGLSVPFGGILIAFIAGGFSIAATNGGIGLYPIAVAGALALFGIAEEPATAFGWIMWTAQTAMIIIFGGLAFFALPIYNKNK; translated from the coding sequence TTGAATATCAAAAAAATATTAAAAACCGTATTACCTCTCGTTTTGGGAGGTTTTTTAGTATGGTATTCGCTCTCTAAAATTTCTTTAGAGGTTTTAATCGGCTACTTTAAAGAAGCACATTATAGTTGGATTTTTCTTGGGTTATTCTTTGGTGTTTTAAGTCATTTATCACGGGCTTATAGATGGAAGTTTATGTTAGAACCCTTAGGCTTTAAACCCAAATTCACCAACAGTGTTTTAGCGGTTTTAGTAGGTTATTTAGTAAACTTAGCATTACCAAGAGCTGGTGAAGTATCTAGAGCACTAGTACTTACAAATTACGAAGAAGTTCCTTTCGAAAAAGGATTTGGAACCATTGTAGCAGAAAGAATTGCCGATTTAATTATGATGCTATCTATCGTATTAATCACACTTTTTGTACAGTTCGATTTTATCTACGGACTTTTAACTAAAAATTTCGATCCTACTAAAATAATCGTTGGCTTAGCAATTTTAATTATTGGCTTTTTCATTTTTACATCCTTTGTAAAAAAAGCAAAATCAGGCTTTCTTTTAAAAATAAAAACTTTTGTTTCTGGTCTTTTAGAAGGCGTTACAAGTATCTTTAAAATGAAAAATAAGTGGGCGTTTATTTTTCACACCGTATTTATTTGGGTAATGTATGTAGCCATGTTTTGGGCAACAATACCCGCAATAGAAGGTTTAAGTGTACCTTTTGGTGGAATTCTAATTGCCTTTATAGCCGGTGGTTTTTCTATCGCGGCAACAAATGGAGGTATTGGTTTATACCCAATTGCAGTTGCTGGCGCATTGGCTTTATTTGGAATTGCAGAAGAACCTGCAACCGCTTTTGGTTGGATTATGTGGACTGCACAAACCGCAATGATTATCATTTTTGGAGGTTTAGCCTTTTTTGCACTACCAATCTATAATAAGAATAAATAA
- the radA gene encoding DNA repair protein RadA gives MAKTKTTFFCQNCGTQHAKWVGQCGACKEWNTIVEEVIQKEEKRVWKQSATAKQTVNKPLKVADIQLNPEERIVTNNNELDTVLGGGLVKGSVTLLGGEPGIGKSTLLLQVALNISQKVLYVSGEESQSQIKMRAERLEANNSNCLILTETNTQNIFKNIEETMPDVLVIDSIQTLHTSSIEASPGSISQIRETAAELIKYAKETATPVLLIGHINKDGNIAGPKILEHMVDVVLQFEGDRNHTYRILRSQKNRFGSTSELGIYEMLSTGLREISNPSEILISKKDADLSGTAIASTLEGIRPLMIEIQALVSTAVYGTPQRSTTGYNLKRLNMILAVLEKRAGFKLGAKDVFLNITGGINVDDPAIDLAVVAAILSSNQDVAINPNVCFAAEVGLAGEIRPVSKIDQRITEAEKLGYKTLVASKYNKIASKNHGIRLVLVGKIEEAFATLFA, from the coding sequence ATGGCCAAAACCAAAACAACTTTTTTCTGTCAGAACTGTGGAACCCAACATGCAAAATGGGTAGGACAATGTGGTGCTTGTAAAGAATGGAATACCATTGTAGAAGAAGTAATACAAAAAGAAGAAAAACGAGTTTGGAAACAATCTGCTACCGCAAAACAAACTGTAAACAAACCTTTAAAAGTTGCTGACATTCAGTTAAACCCAGAAGAAAGAATTGTTACCAATAACAACGAATTAGATACCGTTTTAGGTGGCGGATTGGTAAAAGGTTCTGTAACCCTTTTAGGAGGTGAACCCGGAATTGGAAAATCGACTTTATTATTGCAAGTTGCCTTAAACATCAGTCAAAAAGTATTGTATGTTTCTGGAGAGGAAAGTCAGTCTCAAATAAAAATGAGAGCAGAAAGGTTAGAAGCAAATAACTCTAACTGTTTAATTTTAACAGAAACCAATACCCAAAACATCTTTAAAAATATAGAAGAAACAATGCCAGATGTTTTGGTAATAGATTCTATACAAACACTACACACAAGCTCTATAGAAGCTTCTCCTGGTAGTATTTCTCAGATTAGAGAAACTGCTGCAGAACTAATAAAATACGCAAAAGAAACAGCAACTCCGGTTTTATTAATTGGTCATATTAATAAAGATGGAAACATCGCTGGACCAAAAATTTTAGAGCACATGGTAGATGTTGTTTTACAATTTGAAGGAGACAGAAACCACACATATAGAATTTTAAGAAGTCAAAAAAATAGATTTGGTTCTACTTCAGAATTAGGGATTTACGAGATGTTGTCTACGGGATTAAGAGAAATATCAAATCCATCAGAAATATTAATTTCTAAAAAAGATGCAGATTTAAGCGGAACAGCAATTGCGTCTACTCTAGAAGGCATTAGACCTTTAATGATAGAAATACAAGCTTTAGTTTCTACTGCCGTTTACGGAACACCACAACGCTCTACAACTGGGTATAATTTAAAACGTTTAAACATGATTTTAGCAGTTCTAGAAAAAAGAGCTGGCTTTAAATTAGGTGCCAAAGATGTATTTTTAAATATTACAGGAGGAATAAATGTAGACGATCCTGCAATAGATTTAGCAGTTGTAGCTGCCATTTTATCTTCTAACCAAGATGTTGCTATTAACCCAAATGTTTGTTTTGCCGCAGAAGTTGGTTTGGCTGGAGAAATAAGACCGGTTTCTAAAATAGATCAACGAATTACAGAAGCAGAAAAATTAGGTTACAAAACTTTAGTCGCTTCTAAATACAATAAAATAGCTTCTAAAAATCACGGAATTCGTTTGGTTTTAGTTGGTAAAATAGAAGAAGCTTTCGCTACTTTGTTTGCTTAA
- a CDS encoding glycogen/starch synthase → MKDKRILFVSSEVVPYLPETELSSTAFNVAKNAHSKGVQTRIFMPRYGVINERRHQLHEVIRLSGMNLVVNDMDMPLIIKVASIPKERMQVYFIDNEEYFKRKAVFTDEDDDLFEDNDERAIFFAKGVIETVKKLNWAPDIIHVHGWMASLLPLYLKEFYKEEPLFTESKIITSLYNNPFEGTLDESLADKVKFDNICDEKIATIKTPNFTNILKSAIENSDAIIHGSEEISEELTSFIEGKDIPVLEYQSEDLKESYLNFYADLISAN, encoded by the coding sequence ATGAAGGACAAGAGAATATTATTTGTTTCATCTGAAGTAGTGCCATACTTACCCGAAACAGAGTTATCATCTACAGCCTTTAATGTTGCAAAAAACGCACATTCTAAAGGAGTACAAACAAGAATTTTCATGCCAAGATATGGCGTAATTAACGAACGCAGACATCAGCTACACGAAGTAATTCGTTTATCTGGTATGAATCTAGTAGTTAATGATATGGATATGCCATTAATTATAAAAGTTGCTTCTATTCCTAAAGAAAGAATGCAAGTGTATTTTATAGATAATGAAGAATATTTTAAACGAAAAGCCGTTTTTACTGATGAAGATGATGATTTGTTTGAGGATAATGATGAACGTGCTATTTTCTTTGCAAAAGGAGTTATAGAAACTGTAAAAAAATTAAACTGGGCGCCAGATATTATTCATGTTCATGGATGGATGGCTTCTCTTTTACCTCTTTATTTAAAGGAGTTTTATAAAGAAGAGCCTTTGTTTACAGAAAGTAAAATTATTACCTCTTTGTATAACAACCCTTTTGAGGGAACGTTAGACGAGTCTTTAGCAGATAAAGTGAAGTTTGATAATATTTGTGACGAGAAAATTGCTACAATAAAAACACCAAACTTTACAAACATATTAAAAAGTGCCATAGAAAATTCTGACGCAATTATACATGGTAGTGAGGAGATCTCAGAAGAATTGACTTCTTTTATAGAAGGTAAAGATATTCCGGTTTTAGAATATCAATCTGAAGATTTAAAAGAAAGTTATTTAAATTTTTATGCTGATTTAATTTCGGCTAATTAA
- the panC gene encoding pantoate--beta-alanine ligase, protein MKIFNTKQEIKSYLTSKKEDNKTIGYVPTMGALHEGHLSLIKKAIEKNDLVVVSIFVNPTQFDNQDDLIKYPKTIENDTKLLESVSCDVLFLPSVEEIYAENIASENFDFDGLEHQMEGKFRNGHFNGVGTIIKTLFEIITPNRAYFGQKDFQQLQIIKKMVKKNRIPVKIKGCPIFREENGLAMSSRNTRLSKEHRTEAAFIYKILKKVRYKFNSEEANKINEWVESQFKEHPYLKLEYFTIAEEKTLKTIESKEYHKKYRAFIAVFAGDIRLIDNIRLKH, encoded by the coding sequence ATGAAAATTTTTAACACAAAACAAGAAATAAAATCATATTTAACCTCTAAAAAAGAGGATAATAAAACCATTGGTTATGTGCCAACAATGGGCGCATTACACGAAGGTCATTTATCTTTAATAAAAAAAGCAATCGAAAAAAACGATCTAGTTGTAGTTAGTATTTTTGTAAATCCAACCCAGTTCGACAACCAAGATGACTTAATTAAATATCCAAAAACAATAGAAAACGATACTAAATTGTTAGAAAGTGTTTCTTGCGATGTATTATTTTTACCTTCTGTAGAAGAAATTTATGCAGAAAATATAGCCTCAGAAAACTTTGATTTCGATGGCTTAGAACATCAAATGGAAGGCAAATTTAGAAACGGTCATTTTAACGGTGTTGGTACCATTATAAAAACCCTTTTCGAAATTATAACACCCAACAGAGCTTATTTTGGTCAAAAAGATTTTCAGCAATTGCAGATCATCAAAAAAATGGTTAAAAAAAATAGAATCCCAGTAAAAATTAAAGGTTGTCCTATTTTTAGAGAAGAAAATGGTTTAGCTATGAGTTCTAGAAACACAAGATTATCTAAAGAACATAGAACTGAAGCAGCATTTATATACAAAATACTTAAAAAAGTTCGTTATAAATTTAACTCAGAAGAAGCTAATAAAATTAACGAATGGGTAGAAAGTCAATTTAAAGAACACCCTTATTTAAAATTAGAGTATTTTACAATTGCTGAAGAAAAAACACTAAAAACCATAGAAAGCAAAGAATATCATAAAAAATACCGTGCTTTTATTGCTGTATTTGCAGGAGACATAAGATTAATAGACAACATTCGTTTAAAACATTAG
- the panD gene encoding aspartate 1-decarboxylase has protein sequence MLVQVVKSKIHRVKVTGADLNYIGSITIDEDLMDAANIIEGERVQIVNNNNGERLETYAIPGPRGSGEITLNGAAARKVAVNDVLILIVYGFMDFEEAKNFKPSLVFPNEKDNTLT, from the coding sequence ATGTTAGTACAAGTTGTAAAATCAAAAATCCACCGTGTAAAAGTTACAGGTGCAGATTTAAATTATATAGGAAGCATTACCATTGATGAAGATTTAATGGATGCTGCCAACATTATTGAAGGTGAACGCGTTCAAATTGTAAACAATAATAATGGCGAACGTTTAGAAACCTATGCAATTCCCGGACCTCGTGGAAGTGGAGAAATTACCTTAAACGGAGCCGCAGCAAGAAAAGTTGCTGTGAATGATGTATTAATTTTAATCGTTTACGGATTCATGGATTTTGAAGAAGCAAAAAACTTTAAACCATCTTTAGTTTTCCCTAACGAAAAAGACAATACACTTACATAG
- a CDS encoding NAD-dependent epimerase/dehydratase family protein codes for MILVTGGTGLVGAHLLYHLVKNGKKIRAIYRSEERIKKVQEVFSFYTDDVADLISKIEWFKADITDVPAMIPAFIGVEKVYHCAAFISFNPKDYREMRKVNIHGTAIIVNLAIDAKVHKICFVGSIASVGNSLKGGLITEENEWSPESDNSGYSITKFGAEMEIWRASQEGVDVVIVNPGIILGSGFYTAGSGKIFSQVYNGLNYYTNGITGFVGVKDVVAAMIKLMNSSIKNERFILVAENKSFKEIFFSIADAFGKKRPTKNSKPWQTAIFWRVSWVLSFVSGKEPLLSKYSARSAHSISKYSSEKVEKMLPFQFEKVDEVIKEVSDSYVNSLSQNLP; via the coding sequence ATGATTTTAGTTACTGGAGGAACAGGTTTAGTTGGTGCACATTTGTTATATCATTTAGTTAAAAATGGTAAAAAAATACGTGCTATTTACCGTTCTGAAGAAAGAATTAAAAAAGTACAAGAAGTCTTTTCTTTTTATACTGATGATGTTGCAGATTTAATTTCTAAAATAGAATGGTTTAAAGCAGATATTACAGACGTTCCTGCTATGATTCCTGCTTTTATTGGAGTTGAAAAAGTATATCATTGCGCAGCATTTATTTCCTTTAATCCTAAAGATTATAGAGAAATGCGCAAAGTAAATATACATGGAACAGCGATTATTGTAAACCTTGCCATTGATGCAAAAGTGCATAAAATTTGTTTTGTGGGTTCTATTGCTTCTGTAGGAAATTCTTTAAAAGGTGGTCTTATAACTGAAGAGAATGAGTGGAGCCCAGAATCTGATAATAGTGGTTATTCGATAACAAAATTTGGTGCAGAAATGGAAATTTGGCGTGCAAGTCAAGAGGGAGTTGATGTAGTTATTGTAAACCCAGGTATTATTTTAGGAAGCGGATTTTATACTGCTGGTTCCGGTAAAATATTTTCACAAGTTTATAACGGATTAAACTATTATACAAACGGAATTACAGGTTTTGTAGGTGTAAAAGATGTGGTTGCTGCAATGATTAAATTGATGAATTCTAGCATTAAAAATGAACGTTTTATTTTAGTAGCGGAGAATAAATCGTTTAAAGAAATTTTCTTTTCTATAGCTGATGCTTTCGGTAAAAAAAGACCAACAAAAAATAGTAAGCCTTGGCAAACAGCAATTTTTTGGAGGGTTTCTTGGGTGTTGTCTTTCGTTTCAGGGAAAGAACCATTGTTGAGCAAATATTCAGCAAGAAGTGCACATTCAATATCTAAATACTCGTCAGAAAAAGTTGAAAAAATGCTGCCTTTTCAGTTTGAAAAAGTTGATGAAGTGATAAAAGAAGTATCTGATAGCTATGTTAATTCTTTATCTCAAAATCTGCCTTAG
- a CDS encoding uroporphyrinogen-III synthase, translating into MKVKTILVSQPEPKTETSPYFDLSDKQKVKIDFRPFIHVEGISVKEVRGEKVDLHNFTAIILTSRNAVDHFFRIAEEMRFKVPDAMKYFCQSEAVAFYLQKYVVYRKRKIYVGTRTFPDLTKLIKKHKTEKFLLPSSDKLKPLIPEELDSLGITWKRLDLYRTVVSDLSDLEDVFYDVLVFFSPSGIESLLKNFPNFQQNKTRIAAFGNSTVKAVTDAGFKCDITAPSPETPSMTMALDKYIKIVNKK; encoded by the coding sequence ATGAAAGTGAAAACGATCTTAGTATCGCAACCAGAACCAAAGACAGAAACTTCCCCTTATTTTGACCTGTCGGATAAACAAAAAGTAAAGATAGATTTTAGACCTTTTATTCATGTAGAAGGTATCTCTGTCAAAGAAGTAAGAGGAGAAAAAGTTGATTTACATAACTTTACCGCTATTATTTTAACAAGTAGAAATGCTGTTGATCACTTTTTTAGAATAGCAGAAGAAATGCGTTTTAAGGTGCCAGATGCGATGAAGTATTTTTGCCAGTCTGAAGCAGTAGCTTTTTATTTACAAAAATATGTAGTTTACAGAAAGCGAAAAATTTATGTAGGTACAAGAACGTTTCCAGATTTAACAAAATTAATCAAGAAACATAAAACAGAAAAGTTTTTATTGCCAAGTTCAGATAAACTAAAGCCTTTAATTCCTGAAGAATTAGATAGTTTAGGGATCACTTGGAAACGATTAGATTTATATCGAACAGTTGTTAGCGATTTGTCTGATTTAGAAGATGTGTTTTATGATGTTTTAGTGTTCTTTAGCCCATCAGGCATAGAATCTCTTTTAAAGAATTTTCCGAACTTTCAACAAAATAAAACTAGAATAGCAGCTTTTGGTAACTCTACTGTTAAGGCAGTTACAGATGCAGGTTTTAAATGCGATATTACTGCGCCGTCACCAGAAACACCTTCTATGACAATGGCTTTAGATAAATATATTAAAATAGTAAATAAGAAGTAA
- a CDS encoding GNAT family N-acetyltransferase — translation MNKITIRTASLKDLETLLEFEQGVVAAEKPLDPFLGDGKLSYYNIPELISNKDIYFIVAVSNDQLVASGYLRIENSKHYHKNPKHGYIGFIFVKPAFRGNKISNLILESLKGWAVKNDLKELRLDVYSNNSAAIKSYERFGFTKILVNMKMGI, via the coding sequence ATGAATAAAATTACTATTAGAACTGCTTCTTTAAAAGATTTAGAAACCCTACTAGAGTTTGAACAAGGAGTTGTAGCTGCAGAAAAACCTTTAGATCCTTTTTTAGGTGATGGTAAATTATCTTATTACAATATACCCGAATTAATTTCTAATAAAGACATTTATTTTATTGTAGCTGTTTCTAACGATCAATTAGTTGCTTCTGGTTACCTAAGAATAGAAAATTCTAAACATTATCATAAAAACCCAAAACATGGTTATATTGGTTTTATATTTGTAAAACCAGCTTTTAGAGGAAATAAGATTAGTAATTTAATTTTAGAGTCTTTAAAAGGTTGGGCAGTAAAAAATGATTTAAAAGAATTAAGATTGGATGTTTATAGCAATAACTCTGCTGCAATAAAATCTTACGAGCGCTTTGGTTTTACAAAAATCTTAGTGAACATGAAAATGGGTATTTAG